The Triticum aestivum cultivar Chinese Spring chromosome 6D, IWGSC CS RefSeq v2.1, whole genome shotgun sequence genomic sequence CCGAAAAtataaaaaaggagagaaaataAACAGGAAAAGAGAAAAAACAGGGGAACACAGCTTGGGAACCGCCTCGAAAGTTCCAAAACTGGAGAAAACTAACTGGGAACGACCCCAAAACCATCGCTCAAACCtttaacgggccggcccatcccGAACGATCGTCGATCTCCCTGTGCGTCGCAAGGAATCGTCGATCCACCCCAAAATTGAACTCCATCTTACTCTAAGTTCTAGCGAGAGGGGAGCTCCTATTGTGCGCTGCAAGCGCCGGCCAGCGCTCGTGGCGCTTGCACGCGGCGCGTAGTGGGCCGGCCCAATGAAtatttttccatatatatataataaagcacGGGTTGACTCTGtaggttcaccgtcacaatacgttttttcccgtgattttacgcttttggtttgaatttaaaacatattcgaggtggtactaaatttgtTTCGAGATAAAGGATTCGGCTGTTACACGCGTCACCCGTCTGGGCCTGGGCAGCGTCAATGCTAATGGGTAATGGGCCTTTAGAAACCTCCTCTCACGCCTTTTGTCCTTTTTCTCTTCCACGCGAGCAAGGAGCAACAACACTCGGGCTTCGGGGACGGCGCGAGAACTCGCGAGCGAGGAGGCTCCCGACGGAGCATGGCGGCGACTCCTGTAGAAGAACGCGGCAGCGGTCGGCGAGGTGGTTCAGGGCTCGGGCATCCATGGCGTTGGGGCTCCTGTAGAGAAGAAACGAGGGGGAGGGAGATGAGCAGAGAGGGGAGGAGGAAAAATAGAGAAGGGTCGGTACTCATCTGCTTACTCCAATGAACTGCGACTGGGGTCCATCCGTCCACGCGAGGAGCTCGGGCTCCTCCGTGGCTGCCTACTGCGTGCACCGGTTGGGCCACACCGTGCTGAGGCCGGCCTTCGTTGGGGGAGTGGAGGAAAAGAGGCAATGGAGGCGTCGGAGTTGGAGGCGGGGCAGAGAGCCAGCGGATGACAGAGGCACCATGGTCCACCGGCTGCAGGCAGGTGAGCGGGAGACGGGAGGCTCACTGGTGGACGCGCACGGCGGCGCGCGGTTGCGTGTGAGGCAGCCGGCTACAGGGGCATGCAGGCGGCGGTCGGGCACAGTGGTTCGGCGAGGCGTCGGGCAACATGATGGGCGTGGGCGGGGCACGCTGTCCGGGCGAGAGGATGGgcaggagggaggcgtggaggtggaggaggtggtcGTCGCCGGCGGCAGCGCCGCCCGTGGTCAACGCAGACGCAGCGGCCGTCCATGGCGGCTTAAGTCGATGtaggaggacgacgaggagcttTGCGAGGGCCAGCGGTGCCGGCAGGTTCAAGCTCTCTGTATAGAGGAAAAGAGAGCGAGAcgtgagagggagaagaggagaggaagaagagtatGCACACTACATATCGTACGTGGATTTCATACATAGCTAGCAAACTCACGTATATGTATGCATGGTAAGTACGCACTCATGCAGTGATAagaattgtactccctctgtttttttagtctgcatataagatttggtcaaagtcaaactttgtaaagtttgaccaactttattgaaaaaaatatcaacatctacaatgctAAAATTATATGGTATGAAagttaatttcatgatgcatctaccaatattgatttcatattgtgagtctttatattttttttataaactagttaaagttggcaaagtttgactttgaccaaatcttatatgcagacaaAAAAACGAGAAAGTATATGACCgccatcgaagaggagctggttcCGCCGGCCGCGGCAATGTCTTGACGCACGGCCGCTGTTGAAGAGTAGTCCTTTTTGAATGTCCGCGTGTTGGTGAGGAGCTGCCCCATTCTGAATTTTGCATGACAATTTCTGCAGCAACATGGGATTTCCTCATGACCATCAGAATACATGTTCAGGTACGGATTTCTACCGGACCATCAACACTCAAAAcaatatatatgcatgcatgcagagAACAATTATACAAGGATGTATATTTGTTTATGGGTCATTTACAGTTCACAGGTTATTATGGTTTCTAGGTAAGCTTAATGTAATTTCACATGAGACAATCATCATGTACATACCAaaagaatactccctccgtccgaaaatacttgtcatcaaaatgaatagaaggggatgtatctagatgtatattagttcaagatacatccctttttatttattttgatgacaagtattttcggacggagggagtatttgtttgcATGGGGATGAGATGACTGAATGCTTGTCACTGTATCAATTGTGAGATAAGATAAGCTATCTAAGAAACTTTCTGCATGGTCTGCTTGGAATATAGGAAGTGTGTATACCTTCTGTCTTATAAACCTACATTTATGAACCAAATATGTTCATTTCATTTTTTTGCTGCATATATGCTTAGGAAGACACAATATACATAGTTTAGTCTTGTTGTTGTTCGGTTCTATTTAACATATGTAGACCAACTCACAAGTTCAAATTATTTCACTGACACTTTTCTATTAAGAATTGTTTGCCATTAATTTTCTCATGTTGATTTATTTTCTCCTTATCATCCATCACCCATCATTGTCCCGTGATGTGACTCTCTTTCCCAAACGCACAAACAAAGAAATGCCTTGCATGCACTGCAAAATTTAGTTCCGTTCAATGCCAGCACATGATCTTCTTACAGTATGTGAACAACAACTAGAATTTTATTCCTTGGGTTCAGATGTGGCATTTGCTCATTTTATTTTGGGTTAAATTTGCGAGCGAGCTACTTTAGTTAGAATGCCAAGAGGTTAGTGTGGAATGAAATTTACTAAGGAATGTAGTGCAAAAGAATTTGTCGAATTTTTTCTATAGGATTAATTCACTCATACAATAAAGcgcctagaaaaaaatcatatggaTTCAACCCTTGAATTTTCAATGAAAAGATTTTGGATCAAAAATACCCTAAGGTGGAATAGAAAGACCACCATGGCCACAATTATTACCGAAAATGGTTGATGTTTGTTATGACAATTTTGACTACAAATAATAGAAAATATGCCAAATATTTACTAGATTCCCTAATGGGGCACACAATGGCGTTGTAGTAGGCAAACGCCAGAGTAGATGGGACACATTGACCCGCTTATATATAttgtttttctcccgttgcaacgcacgggcatatttgctagtcaGTGTAAAAAATGCAAAACGCACAGGGAAAAAAGCTGACGCTAATTCGGCCACATCATGAATCAATCTCTGCACGTGAAAGCTAACTGCTTCAAGCATTTACCACTATACAAGGCTAAGTTTGTTGCCTATTATCAGGAAATAAATCTATTTGAGCTCTCCCTTAGTACAGACATTAACATATATGTTCACGTTGATTAATATAAAAAACAAATAATTCGCCAAAAACAGAAACGTTTACGAATTAAAAAATGTCATGGATTTTGAACAAAAAATTACGAAATTTTCAAAAAAAGGTTCACCGAAgttgaaaatagttcatcaaatttgaaaaaaattcatcgattcTTAAAAAAGTTCATTGggtttgaaaagagttcatcaattttttggaaaaagttcaccaaactttaagaaagttcatcaaatcttaaaaaagttcatcgaatttaaaaaaaattcatcaattttcaaaaatagTTTATCCAAAAAtgggaaaaagttcattgattttagaaaagagttcatcgaaatttcgaaaaagttcatcgaaaaatGAAAAATTTCACGAATTGAAAAACTGCgcatttaaaaaaataaataatggaaaagaaaaagaacaaaaaaactgaCAAACGAATAAAAGAGTAAAACGAAGATACATGCATAAGTTGGTTGGTGGCGTGTTGTTTGTGCCTTGTTTTTTTTTgaaggaggtcctgggttcgattccttgGTATTGCTATTAATTTTTTTGGATTAAAACACAGGAAGGAAAAACACTGGACGGGCCGGCCCAGCAAGGGAGCGCTGCAGGCGCCAGTTAACAAAATGCacgttaacgggcgcctgcagcgccaaataggattttCCTCTAGCGAGGCTTCTCGCCAAAAAAAAAAAACGTTCTAGCGAGGCTAGCCATCCAAGCTAGCGACTACGAACAGCCACAACGCAGCGCTAAATTTAAAGTATAAAATACAGCGGCAGATACTTTTTTTCAGAAAATAAACATTTCTTGGAAAAATGTGAAAAGTTCTTCAATAGTGCGAATAATATTTGAAAATCGTGAGAAAATTTCGAATCTGGTTTTTGGAAACATGAATTTTTTAAaaattgaacaaaatttgaaaacgtaAACAATGTTTTTCAATATagtgaacaaatttcgaaatctGAATTTTTTCGaactgtgaacattttttaaaaaagtgAAGTTAAAAAACACTTAGTGTTTGGTGAACATTATTTAAATACATACATAACATTTTAAAAAATATACGACGAACTTTTTTCAATGCACGCTGAACAAAATTTCTACACACAAATGAACATTTTTTTGtacatagtgaacatttttgaatGTGCGCTGAACATTTTTCTGCAACACAATGAGCTTTTTTTTAaaacgtgaacaatttttgaaaaatgaaGAAAATTATAATTTTGGACTTCTTTGGAATTTGAAACTCtgatgtttttgaaaattttaaaacatTTACACAATTTGGAATTTCTGGAATTTCCGGTTTCCTTCATGAAAATTTTAAAACATTTGTACACAATTTTAAAACATTAAAATTTCAAAAACcattaaaatttaataaaatatttGTACACAATTTGGAATTTCGGAAATTTCCGGTTTTCTTCATGAAAAATTTAGAAACATAAAAATTTCTGAAAATGTGTACACAATTTTGAATTTGAAACATTCTTTTAAGATTTAAACAAACTTTAAataacatgaacaatttttaaaattatgagcagaaaataaaaagaaaacataaGAAAAGCAAAAAGTGAACAACgaaaagaagcagaaaaagaaatcAAGAAACATGAAGATAACCGGGAAATCGGTTAAAAGAAATAAACATGAACCGGTTGCTCCTCGAGGTGGGTCGGCCCCTGTGTTGTCTATTGTTGGCTTCGCTTTAGCGAAGCAGCGACTCGTTGACGCACACGCGTGTCAAATAGGATTCACCCGAAATCACTAACTAAGGAGTACTCCTTCCAAAGATCAGTCTCACCTTCCCAGGTTGCGATCACAACCTGGGAGTTTTTCCATTTTTCATAGATTCGTTTGTTCAAAACATTTAATCTCATAAaacgtgcgtccaaatctcgaaccattttTAACGTTATATTGCTCgtgttgagatcttcaaaactagatcccatattgataggcTTTAacacatttttttcgcaaaaaaacTATACGGGAGCACTATTTCCCCTTTCCGAAAGCTATTTCTGAGAGGCACATTTGTgactctcgcagaagcaaaaccgtgcctctcacagaagaaataaaaatgattttttttccgtttccaagatgcacggccgtgcctctcatggaagcaaagcggtgcctctcacggaagggaaaagaaaagaaaacatattttttatcCTTTTCctagaggcatggccgtgcctctcggggaatcaaaatcatgcctctcgaggaagcaaaaccgtgcctctttttgactttttttttgaaaagctaagaaagaccgatgAAAAACCGAGAAGCCAAAAAAGAGGAAAAACCATCTAAAAAGtcaaaaacgcgtgcgaaaaaaaacaaaatcaggAGGAAGCGCGACACGTGACAGCGGCGTGCTCTTAGCCCGCACACAAGTGATCGTTGGGAGGGTACCGAAGAGCCCTCGATAAGTTGCTCTCGGATCCATCCCATTCTATTGTTCACCGCATTGTAGAAGGGATgcttcccctcaaaaaaaaaagaaagaagggatGCTCCCGAAGAGCCCTCGGATCCACCCCATTCTATTGTTGAAATAAAGGGATCCGAGAGCAAACAATAATAGAAGGGATACTGTGAAGGACCAAGTTACCCTACTTGTTGTAGTCATGGATCTCCTCCCTGCCCGGCCTgacccagcccagcccagcccacgACGGCACGCGTTCTGCGGAGTAAACCGCGGTGCTGGGAAGCCTCATCGCCAGAGAAAAGACAAGAGACGCCTAACCCAAACCCTAGCCGCATCCCACCCACGACCGGCCGGCAATCCATGGCGCTGCGCAACCTGGCCAAGAAGTTGCGGATCCCCACCTCTGCTGCTGCCCGGCTCCCGTCCGCCCCCAACCCTGCTGATTTCCGGTTCCCATCGGACCCTGGCGCTTGGCGGGCGTCCGTTTCTCGGCTCGAGGTATGCCCCTTCTCCTGCCCACCGCGCTCTCTGAAGTAAATCACTAGTTGGAGTTGGAGTCGCTAGTGCAAATCGACCAATAGACCGGTGATCTCTTGGATTCCCCCAACTCCGGATCTAGAGTAGACCCTTCGCTGTCGCTGAGACATCAAGTTTCGCCCTTCCTTTTGCCATATTCAAGTCCTGCCGTTGTGCTGTTGCCTGATTCCTCGACCAATTCAGAAACTCTTACCAACGACTGATAAGTGGCTTATTTCATGGTTTCTCCCTGGTGTATGTTCATCTGCAATGGGAGATTACTGATGCGCCTTCTATTGTTCACCGCATCCTTTTATCTCAAGAAAGGATCTGGAGTAAAAGCACAAACATATACCATACGCACCCTAGACTTCTCTGCGTATGCGATGCATTAGTGGCTGCCATGCCTTCGCTGTAACAAATTACGCTCTGATGCATATGTGAGATCTTTACTGTTGGCAGCATTTTAACGAGATGTGGCTCTTACAGATCATTATAAACATTTTCTACTGTCATGAAAACTTCCCCTTTTGCCTTTGACGTGGCTGGCTCACTGTTACAGACAATTCTAACTTGACAACCATTTGCATTGTCATGAAAACTTTTCTCGTTTCTACCTTTGCATGAGGCCGGTTGTCAGAATTTGTAAACTACAAGCTGGACTTTTCCATATCTTAGTCACTCAGTTCACAAATTCTCACTTATTAGTCAGAATTTGTAAACTACCAGCAGGACTTTTCCATTTCTTAGCTACTCAGTTGATCAGTTCACATATGTGAATGAGACACTTAGGTTCTGACTTATCAGTGTTAATTGAAGATTGACAACTTGATTTTGGGATGATAGCAAAACAAGAGGAGAGCCCTGCTGAGAAGCCTTCGTCGCCAGAGAGAAATCAAGACACGCCTAACCCAAACCCTAGCCGCGTCCTCGACCCCCTCCCCACACCCGGCCGCCAATCCATGGCACTGTGCAACCTGGTTGCAAAGTTGCGGATCCCCACCACTGCTGCTGCACAGCTCCCATCGGCCCCCACCCCTGCTGCTTTCCGGCTCCCATTATCCCCTAGCGTTTCGTCCACATCCGTTTCTCGGCCCCAGGCATGCTCCTTCTCCTCCACACCGCGCTCACTCAATTAAATCACTAGTTGGAGTCGGTAGTGCAAATCAACCGATTGATCGGTGTTCTCTTGAATTTCCCCAACTGTGGATCTAGACCCTTCGCTGTCGTTGAGACCTCGGGATTTGTAAAATACCAGCAGTACTTTTCCATATTTTAGTCACTCAGTTGATCAATTCACAGATTTCGAATGATTAGGTTCTGACTCATTAGTGTTAATTGGAAGATTGACAACTTGATTTTGGAATGACAACAAATCGTATGTCTTCTACGGTGTAAGTTTTGTAAGATCTGAAATTAGAGCACTAACAGTCAAAGATCTAACCTTGTAGCACCAACAGTCAGGAATGCTCCCTTAATGAATTTCTTTTTGCAGCTGTTAGTTGAAAAGTTTTGAACTTGGTGTAATATCTGAACTTATCAGGTGTATTTAGCGCTGCAAATACTGTCTTGTGATATTTTTGTTCTCCTGTATCCTACCTACATGACATGTAAGGATAATAACGCTAAATCTTGCACTGGTTACTACCTTCTCAACTTCTTTTACCTTGTTGAATTGTAGAGCGCTAGAGACTGGTATGAGTTTCAGCGAGCACGTTATGATGATGTGACAACAGAGTTAAAAAACTTCAGGTAAAATCTACAACAATTCCATTTTAGTGTTCATTACTACTCAAATGATTGAAAAAGATTTTttggcaggcgtgaggttgtgtggACTGAAAGGGCGGCTAACCTGTTTGATTTGGTTTATAAGGTGGGTTGTCCTATTGTCGTTGGTACTTTGGTCATAAAAGTGATTGTCTATCGGGCCATGTGATGGGTTAATGGCCATCTGCTGTGCGAACATGAAGTTTCTGcccccgagctcatatgctcccttGTGAACGgtaaaatgaaataaaaaaatcagaaaaaatcaaACATTGACGAATACTCAACATGCGTGCAATTTTCCATGAAGAAATAACATTCCAAAATGCTTCTGTAAAATGAAATAGTCGatttggagcatcgattttgtttctTATAGGAGCATCTTGGAAAAAAAATCTCAATGAACTTTGCACGCATGTAGAAAATTCGTCAATGTTTGTTGacaaaaaaattctgattttttttaattttgtttactACTGTCATTGAGGATGCATATAAGCTCGAGAGCAGAAGGCTCATTGGCACAGATGCATGTGCGCTCGTTGTGGCAAGTGGCAAGTGGCAAGAGCAGATAACCATGTAGAAATAATTGATTGTTGTATATATGTCTTGCTTTGTTGTGTCATGGACCAGTGGCTATGACTTTATGTAATTGTGTATAAGCATACTTTCTCGTAATGTTTGTTGCTTTTGTTGGATTGTTGAAGAATGCTGCGTTTGCTTTCAACTTTTGTTTGTGCTTGTGGAAGTAGCGATGGTGTGAGGATTCTCCTATTGCACTTTGTTCATGAGCCTGGTTTATGTACATTGGACTTGTCCACTTTGCCCTGTTTAGCAAAATTAAGTTTACAAGCTTTTGACAGTGAAGCGATAACCTTGAACCGCTGTGCATCCAACTTATCCATGCAATGTTGAGGATGTGTATATCAGAGTAGAAACTATTTTTAACTAGCCATGGATGTTACAGATAATCACTTTTGTGTATGATTTCTTTGCGAGTAGCATATGGTTACTTTGCTGGAAACTAGAGCTTATCTTCGGAATGTCTTCAGTGCTATTTATGCGTCAACATTTTTATTTATATATCAAACAACTAAGCAAGATGCTTGGGACCAAATTATCTTGCATGGGCCAAATTGCTGGTCAAATGCTAATCATATGCTCCTATAACAAGCTAGTAGGACCTGCAGCCTggctaaaagaaaaggaaaaagaaattcTTAACAAAATACACGCCTGATCTGGGATACTTGGTCAGAGGG encodes the following:
- the LOC123146157 gene encoding uncharacterized protein isoform X1 yields the protein MALRNLAKKLRIPTSAAARLPSAPNPADFRFPSDPGAWRASVSRLESARDWYEFQRARYDDVTTELKNFRFFGRREVVWTERAANLFDLVYKVGCPIVVGTLVIKVIVYRAM
- the LOC123146157 gene encoding uncharacterized protein isoform X2 — protein: MALRNLAKKLRIPTSAAARLPSAPNPADFRFPSDPGAWRASVSRLESARDWYEFQRARYDDVTTELKNFRREVVWTERAANLFDLVYKVGCPIVVGTLVIKVIVYRAM